A single genomic interval of Bradyrhizobium japonicum USDA 6 harbors:
- a CDS encoding TRAP transporter large permease gives MRVAIVFALLLSLMLTGMPISIALGLTVLSFMFTLTDVRTESVALKLFTGIENFEIMAIPFFILAGNFLTHGGVARRMINFATSLVGHWYGGLALSGVVACALFAAISGSSPATVVAIGSVILPAMIVQGFPRKFGAGVITTSGSLGILIPPSIPMVLYAVSTNTSVGKLFIAGIVPGLVLAFLLGATTFYRAWRNDYPRMPKATFAQRFDAFRKSIWGILLIVIVIGGIYSGLFTPTEAAAVSAVYAFIVAVFIYKDLKLRDVPRVLLSSANLSAMLLYIITNAVLFSFLMTYENVPQALAQWMIDQGLGWIGFLLVVNLLLLLAGNVMEPSSIILIMAPILFPVAVKLGIDPIHFGILMTVNMEVGLCHPPVGLNLYVASGIAKMGITELTVAVWPWLLTMLAFLVVVTYWPGLSLWLPRLLGM, from the coding sequence CTGCGCGTCGCCATCGTGTTCGCGCTGCTGCTGTCGTTGATGCTCACGGGCATGCCGATCTCGATCGCGCTCGGTCTCACCGTGCTCAGCTTCATGTTTACGCTGACCGACGTGCGAACGGAATCGGTGGCGCTGAAGCTGTTCACCGGCATCGAGAATTTCGAGATCATGGCGATCCCGTTCTTCATCCTCGCCGGCAACTTCCTGACTCATGGTGGCGTGGCGCGGCGGATGATCAATTTTGCGACCTCGCTGGTCGGCCATTGGTACGGTGGTCTTGCCTTGTCGGGCGTGGTCGCCTGCGCGCTGTTCGCCGCGATTTCAGGCTCCTCGCCGGCGACCGTGGTGGCGATCGGTTCGGTGATCTTGCCTGCCATGATCGTGCAGGGATTCCCGAGGAAGTTCGGTGCGGGCGTGATCACGACCTCGGGCTCGCTCGGAATCCTGATTCCGCCGTCGATCCCGATGGTGCTCTACGCCGTTTCCACCAATACGTCGGTGGGCAAGCTTTTCATCGCTGGCATCGTCCCGGGTCTCGTGCTCGCCTTCCTGCTGGGAGCAACGACCTTCTACCGCGCCTGGCGCAACGACTATCCGCGCATGCCGAAGGCGACGTTCGCGCAGCGCTTCGATGCGTTCCGCAAGTCGATCTGGGGCATCCTGCTGATCGTGATCGTGATCGGCGGCATCTACAGCGGCCTGTTCACGCCGACCGAAGCTGCCGCCGTCAGCGCGGTCTACGCCTTCATCGTCGCGGTGTTCATCTACAAGGATCTGAAGCTGCGTGACGTGCCGCGCGTGCTGCTGTCGTCGGCGAATCTGTCGGCGATGTTGCTCTACATCATCACCAACGCGGTACTGTTCTCGTTCCTGATGACTTACGAGAACGTGCCGCAGGCGCTGGCGCAATGGATGATCGATCAGGGCCTCGGCTGGATCGGCTTCCTGCTCGTCGTCAATCTGCTGCTGCTGCTCGCCGGTAACGTGATGGAACCGTCCTCGATCATCCTGATCATGGCGCCGATCCTGTTTCCGGTGGCGGTAAAGCTCGGCATCGACCCGATCCACTTCGGCATCCTGATGACGGTGAACATGGAGGTCGGCCTGTGCCATCCGCCTGTCGGCCTCAACCTTTACGTCGCCTCGGGCATCGCCAAGATGGGCATTACAGAGCTCACGGTCGCGGTGTGGCCGTGGCTGCTGACGATGCTGGCGTTCCTCGTGGTCGTGACGTATTGGCCCGGTCTGTCGTTGTGGCTGCCGAGACTGCTCGGAATGTAG
- a CDS encoding DctP family TRAP transporter solute-binding subunit: MRKLLLAVAAAAILVAPAVAQAQSPIVIKFSHVVANDTPKGKGALKFKELAEKYTDGKVKIEVYPNSTLYKDKEEIEALQLGSVQMLAPSTAKFAPLGIKEFEALDLPWLFKDDITYSNAMKGTVGKWLFQKLETKGITGLAYWDNGFHMLSANRPLMKPADFQGLKFRISGSKIADQYFRILGSIPQIMAFSEVYQALQTGVVDGCENTASNYLTQKFYEVQKDITVSYHAHLQYAVIVNSKFWSGLPPDIRTQLEKAMVDATEYTNQIAHQENEDALAEIKKTGKTKLHYLTDADRKAWQEAMQPTYKWAKGRVGQEVLDLVAKELDVKMN; encoded by the coding sequence ATGCGCAAGCTGCTTCTTGCGGTCGCCGCCGCAGCTATTCTCGTGGCCCCAGCCGTGGCACAGGCCCAGAGTCCGATCGTCATCAAGTTCAGCCACGTCGTCGCCAACGACACCCCGAAGGGCAAAGGCGCGCTGAAGTTCAAGGAGCTTGCCGAGAAGTACACCGACGGCAAGGTCAAGATCGAGGTCTATCCGAACTCCACGCTCTACAAGGACAAGGAGGAGATCGAGGCGCTCCAACTCGGCTCGGTGCAGATGCTGGCACCCTCGACCGCGAAGTTCGCGCCGCTCGGCATCAAGGAGTTCGAGGCGCTCGATCTGCCCTGGCTGTTCAAGGACGACATCACCTATTCCAATGCGATGAAGGGCACGGTCGGCAAATGGCTGTTCCAGAAGCTCGAGACCAAGGGCATCACCGGGCTCGCCTATTGGGACAACGGCTTCCACATGCTCTCGGCCAATCGCCCGCTGATGAAGCCGGCGGATTTCCAGGGCCTGAAGTTCCGCATCTCCGGGTCGAAGATCGCCGACCAGTATTTCCGCATCCTCGGCTCGATCCCGCAGATCATGGCGTTCTCGGAAGTCTACCAGGCGCTGCAGACCGGCGTGGTGGACGGCTGCGAGAACACCGCGTCCAACTACCTGACGCAGAAGTTCTACGAGGTGCAGAAGGACATCACCGTGTCCTATCACGCGCATCTGCAATATGCCGTGATCGTCAACTCGAAATTCTGGTCCGGACTGCCGCCGGACATCCGCACCCAGCTCGAGAAGGCGATGGTGGATGCAACCGAGTACACCAACCAGATCGCGCACCAGGAGAACGAGGATGCGCTCGCCGAGATCAAGAAGACGGGCAAGACCAAGCTGCATTATCTGACTGACGCCGATCGCAAGGCGTGGCAGGAAGCGATGCAGCCGACTTACAAATGGGCAAAGGGCCGGGTCGGGCAGGAGGTGCTCGATCTCGTCGCCAAGGAACTCGACGTCAAGATGAACTGA
- a CDS encoding methyltransferase domain-containing protein: MVWDPQQYLKFSGHRLRPAVDLLMRIPDFAPRAIADLGAGAGNVTKLIKERWPDATVTGVEGSAEMVAAGRKAAPDVEWSHEDLGHWRPARQYDLIYSNAALHWLPDHAALFPSVMATVTPGGMLAVQMPRNFLAPSHVLIGETALNGPWRSKVEHLVTPPPVEGPAFYHDLLAPLSQNVDIWETEYLQVLEGDNPVKEWTKGTWLTRYLDILQGDEKAAFEAAYGERVAKAYPKNAAGQTLFPFRRLFMVAQRKG, translated from the coding sequence ATGGTCTGGGATCCGCAGCAATACCTGAAATTCTCCGGCCATCGGCTTCGGCCCGCCGTCGACCTGTTGATGCGGATTCCGGATTTCGCCCCGCGCGCGATCGCCGATCTCGGGGCAGGGGCCGGCAACGTGACAAAACTGATCAAGGAGCGCTGGCCGGACGCAACCGTGACCGGTGTCGAGGGCTCGGCCGAGATGGTGGCTGCGGGCCGCAAGGCGGCGCCGGATGTGGAATGGTCGCACGAGGATCTCGGCCATTGGCGCCCCGCCAGGCAATACGATTTGATCTATTCCAATGCGGCACTGCACTGGCTGCCCGATCATGCGGCGCTGTTTCCGTCAGTCATGGCGACGGTGACGCCCGGCGGCATGCTTGCGGTGCAGATGCCGCGCAACTTCCTCGCGCCATCGCATGTGCTGATCGGCGAGACGGCGCTGAACGGCCCGTGGCGGTCAAAGGTCGAGCATCTCGTGACCCCGCCGCCGGTCGAAGGGCCGGCGTTCTATCATGATTTGCTCGCGCCGCTGTCCCAGAACGTGGACATCTGGGAGACCGAATATCTGCAGGTGCTCGAAGGCGACAATCCCGTGAAGGAATGGACCAAGGGGACCTGGCTGACGCGCTATCTCGACATCCTGCAGGGCGACGAGAAGGCCGCGTTCGAGGCCGCCTATGGCGAGCGGGTGGCGAAGGCCTATCCGAAGAATGCCGCGGGGCAGACGCTGTTTCCGTTCCGGCGTCTGTTCATGGTCGCCCAGCGCAAGGGCTGA
- a CDS encoding SDR family NAD(P)-dependent oxidoreductase has product MDLGLKSKTAVVTGASIGIGRAIAKGLAAEGVRVVGVARRTDLLAELVKEVGSDLITPFKQDVMAKDAAENIAAFAQKELGHVDILINNAGGSRPLPVDAPDSKWDEAIALNFTSYRRIAHALLPQMIERKWGRIVNITGKSEPEGLNAAFAAKAAVHAWAKGLSREIGEHGITINCIPPGRIMSEQIRRNYPPDYRERFAEEEIPVGYWGEPEDLAALAVFLASPVARYITGTVIPVDGGLRRYQF; this is encoded by the coding sequence ATGGACCTCGGGCTCAAATCGAAAACCGCAGTCGTGACAGGCGCGAGCATCGGCATCGGCCGCGCCATCGCCAAGGGCCTGGCTGCCGAAGGCGTCCGCGTCGTCGGCGTGGCGCGGCGCACTGATCTGCTTGCCGAGCTGGTGAAGGAAGTCGGCTCCGACCTGATCACGCCGTTCAAGCAGGACGTGATGGCCAAGGACGCCGCGGAGAACATCGCGGCCTTTGCGCAAAAGGAGCTCGGCCATGTCGACATCCTCATCAACAATGCCGGCGGCAGCCGGCCGCTGCCGGTCGATGCGCCCGACAGCAAATGGGACGAGGCGATCGCGCTGAATTTCACCAGCTACCGCCGCATCGCGCATGCGCTGCTGCCGCAGATGATCGAACGCAAATGGGGCCGCATCGTCAACATCACCGGCAAGTCCGAGCCGGAAGGCCTCAACGCCGCGTTCGCCGCCAAGGCCGCCGTACACGCCTGGGCCAAGGGGCTGTCGCGCGAGATCGGCGAGCACGGCATCACCATCAACTGCATCCCGCCCGGCCGCATCATGAGCGAACAGATCCGCCGCAACTACCCGCCGGATTATCGCGAGCGCTTTGCGGAGGAAGAAATCCCGGTCGGCTATTGGGGCGAGCCGGAGGACCTCGCGGCGCTCGCGGTGTTTCTGGCCTCGCCGGTGGCGCGCTACATCACGGGCACGGTGATCCCGGTGGATGGGGGACTGCGGAGGTATCAGTTTTAG
- a CDS encoding LysR family transcriptional regulator codes for MGIDAVNLGHVDLNLLVHLDALLREHSVTRAASRVGIGQSAMSHNLARLRELFGDELLTRGPDGLRLTPRAAMLVEPVRTTLSQIQTIVSRDEAFDPATAERTFRFGLPDSMEILVLPALLARLREVAPGVHLRLYNIDSSRLLDDLDADELDLAVGYDVFPQGQIHHKRRLLFNESYLCMFNAEITGITDAQISLEDYVRLPHVLTSLRPGRSVRGVVDDALEKLGLRRTVVLTTPRFLTVPSLVARAPVVVTMHARLARLFATELKLSLSQPPVDLQDVAVSLLWHASYDHDPSHVWLRRTLVELVSEL; via the coding sequence ATGGGTATCGATGCCGTCAATCTAGGCCATGTCGACCTAAATCTACTGGTTCACCTCGATGCCTTGCTTCGTGAGCATAGCGTTACGCGGGCTGCAAGCCGCGTAGGCATTGGTCAGTCGGCGATGAGCCACAACCTCGCCCGCCTGCGTGAGCTGTTCGGCGACGAGCTTCTGACGCGAGGGCCCGATGGCCTGCGCCTCACTCCTCGTGCAGCGATGCTGGTAGAGCCGGTGCGGACTACGCTGTCTCAAATCCAAACGATTGTCTCACGCGACGAAGCATTCGATCCAGCGACCGCAGAGCGGACCTTCAGGTTCGGACTCCCGGACAGCATGGAAATCCTTGTTCTTCCCGCTCTCCTCGCACGCCTGCGCGAGGTTGCGCCTGGCGTCCATCTGCGGCTCTACAACATCGACTCGTCGAGACTTCTGGATGATCTCGATGCCGACGAACTGGACCTCGCTGTTGGCTATGACGTCTTTCCTCAGGGCCAGATCCACCACAAGCGTCGTCTGCTGTTCAACGAGAGCTATCTGTGCATGTTCAACGCGGAGATAACGGGCATCACGGACGCCCAAATCTCGCTCGAAGATTACGTGCGGTTACCTCATGTACTCACGAGCCTGCGGCCGGGCCGCAGTGTGCGCGGCGTAGTAGACGACGCTCTTGAGAAACTAGGACTGCGGCGGACGGTTGTTCTGACCACGCCTCGCTTCCTCACTGTCCCTTCCTTGGTGGCACGCGCACCTGTCGTGGTAACAATGCACGCGCGGCTGGCTCGGTTGTTCGCCACAGAACTCAAGCTTAGCCTGAGCCAGCCTCCGGTGGATTTGCAGGACGTAGCTGTTTCACTGCTCTGGCACGCTTCCTACGATCACGATCCATCTCATGTGTGGCTGCGTCGAACCTTGGTGGAATTGGTCTCCGAGCTTTGA
- a CDS encoding UBP-type zinc finger domain-containing protein, which produces MKSERDGINLAAKPTGTGCVECSAAGGWWLHLRRCVECGHIGCCDTSPKQHASKHNAATGHPIITSFEPGERWFYDYRTGESFAGPKLQGPHSHPLDQPVPGPAEAVPSDWQARLNE; this is translated from the coding sequence ATGAAGTCTGAGAGGGACGGCATCAACCTCGCAGCCAAGCCAACCGGAACGGGTTGCGTGGAATGCTCGGCTGCGGGCGGGTGGTGGCTGCATCTTCGCCGATGTGTCGAATGCGGTCACATCGGCTGCTGCGATACTTCACCAAAGCAGCACGCATCGAAACACAATGCGGCGACAGGTCACCCGATCATCACGAGCTTCGAGCCGGGCGAACGATGGTTTTACGACTATCGCACCGGAGAGAGTTTCGCCGGCCCGAAGCTTCAAGGCCCTCACTCGCATCCGTTGGATCAACCGGTGCCCGGACCGGCCGAAGCGGTGCCTTCGGACTGGCAAGCGCGGCTCAATGAATAG
- a CDS encoding NAD(P)/FAD-dependent oxidoreductase — translation MLRTDCLVVGAGPAGLTAARLLALRGRTIIVADSGVTPTTRLELLAPASLVTVAAVGLEHLLDDPTIARACLGIRRTHGSGASDYEDFLRHPGRVGYVVDRARFDERLRDEAIAVGVTFCGLRAIGVRPDRGVICRASDSAGAKVVLAEIVVDATGRAAAIARRRGARVAARDRMVAELVEDAADGAPAGPASWLDYSSDGPTWSYRIRGPQGRVQTWRIRRSGTPAGDALLSVDASACLLSEAAGEGWIAVGDAAMAFDPIASQGLFNALSSALVATGALLSADRLSPTSARLYSDAVATTFLHCEAGRSSVYGAMPPAPQSRADPAKTIAQ, via the coding sequence GTGCTGCGCACCGACTGTCTCGTGGTCGGCGCCGGGCCTGCCGGCTTGACCGCCGCACGCCTGCTGGCCCTTAGAGGCCGCACGATTATTGTCGCAGATTCCGGCGTCACGCCGACGACGCGGCTTGAACTCCTGGCTCCGGCCTCGCTCGTCACTGTCGCGGCGGTAGGACTTGAACATCTGCTCGACGATCCGACGATCGCCCGAGCCTGTCTCGGGATTCGGCGAACACACGGTTCGGGCGCGTCGGACTACGAGGACTTTCTGCGTCATCCCGGCCGCGTCGGGTATGTGGTCGATCGCGCCCGTTTCGACGAGCGCCTTCGCGACGAGGCTATCGCTGTCGGGGTTACGTTTTGCGGACTGCGCGCAATCGGCGTCAGGCCGGACCGCGGCGTTATCTGTCGTGCGAGCGATAGCGCTGGGGCGAAGGTCGTCCTTGCGGAGATCGTTGTCGATGCAACGGGGCGCGCCGCCGCGATTGCGCGGCGCCGGGGCGCGCGCGTGGCCGCCCGGGATCGCATGGTCGCCGAACTGGTCGAGGATGCGGCTGATGGCGCGCCGGCCGGCCCCGCATCATGGCTCGACTACAGTAGCGATGGACCGACCTGGTCTTACCGCATCCGTGGACCGCAAGGGCGTGTGCAGACTTGGCGCATTCGCAGATCCGGAACACCGGCTGGAGATGCACTGCTCAGCGTGGACGCGTCTGCTTGCCTCCTCTCGGAGGCCGCGGGCGAAGGTTGGATTGCAGTGGGCGATGCGGCGATGGCGTTCGATCCGATTGCCTCTCAGGGGCTGTTCAACGCATTGTCGTCCGCTTTGGTCGCGACGGGGGCACTGTTGTCGGCCGATCGGCTGAGCCCGACCTCGGCGCGATTGTATTCCGACGCGGTCGCCACAACGTTCCTTCACTGCGAAGCAGGCCGTAGCAGCGTCTATGGCGCCATGCCTCCGGCGCCGCAGTCACGGGCCGACCCGGCAAAAACGATCGCGCAATGA
- a CDS encoding LodA/GoxA family CTQ-dependent oxidase, with translation MIDPNAIAALKVYPPIGVARVGNAQGADDYVIGPETIGGAPSLPGTTPEQPAHFVDDFRTANGEIKRQAARFRIYAHMKDGSVQEVTAASAKIEWRVCIANLKAGWYEFNQAMDLGPLSQSALQRNRELVLPDARWKLDITPTPRSIAGQGAGPIKLDDGAFWASPVYLGELRTDEEGRLIFLGGNGVSRPFRKGTRPLTFANNPGWHDDVSDGPVRAQVTFAGHAPIDAEPGYVCVTPPNYAPGLFGLVTMDDVVREVFYDKGWIPRPAKTSFVNDVQPIFQRLTGLQWVNHGLFVVHGFGSPLDAQNAQVLAKLNDASAANAAWRTAVLALFRDPGAGGALIADQIPQVFGDAVDEFFGNPPMPPNSLLAVTKTQYAHLKRWAAGTFDADGPSHQPAQPHDFSALPPEVQVVHLERASLHDCLGGPFHPAMEMTWVMRIPLMWTSLYRLKILPGEQPARQDFGGTLTPAVCTGANGPHDGVAAGCLTRFLGVPWQTDHTSCNSAADYFPSTFLSMPTFWGPRAPDQVLADGNYLRAAAIAPLGQATQQQTFKHLMNRVDWLRDIRGSDYYDRLSNMIAEWSELGMVLPVKNAPASLPVQDLRVEQGRSDSNGPIDVAADPKYHAVEDMESLFLPQTTAGLALRRGARKTAPPPKRTYRPGEI, from the coding sequence ATGATCGATCCGAACGCAATTGCAGCGCTGAAAGTCTATCCGCCCATCGGCGTCGCCCGTGTCGGCAACGCGCAAGGCGCCGACGACTACGTCATCGGCCCCGAGACGATCGGCGGTGCGCCGAGCTTGCCCGGCACGACGCCGGAGCAGCCGGCTCACTTCGTCGACGACTTCCGCACCGCGAACGGCGAGATCAAGCGGCAAGCCGCGCGCTTCCGCATCTACGCCCACATGAAGGACGGCAGCGTGCAGGAGGTGACCGCTGCATCCGCGAAGATCGAGTGGCGCGTCTGCATCGCAAACCTCAAGGCCGGCTGGTACGAGTTCAACCAGGCAATGGATCTCGGCCCGCTGAGCCAGAGCGCGTTACAGCGAAATCGCGAGCTGGTTTTGCCGGACGCCAGGTGGAAGCTCGACATCACGCCAACCCCGCGAAGCATTGCGGGGCAGGGGGCTGGCCCGATCAAGCTGGACGATGGCGCGTTCTGGGCTTCGCCGGTCTATCTCGGCGAGCTTCGTACCGACGAGGAGGGGCGGCTGATCTTCCTCGGCGGCAATGGAGTTTCGCGGCCATTCCGCAAAGGGACCCGGCCCCTGACTTTCGCCAACAATCCAGGTTGGCACGATGACGTCAGCGACGGGCCGGTGCGGGCGCAAGTGACATTTGCGGGGCATGCACCGATCGATGCGGAGCCCGGCTACGTCTGCGTTACGCCGCCGAATTACGCGCCGGGGCTGTTCGGTCTCGTAACGATGGACGACGTGGTGCGGGAGGTGTTCTACGACAAGGGCTGGATTCCACGACCGGCCAAGACCTCGTTCGTCAACGATGTGCAACCGATCTTTCAGCGCCTGACCGGACTACAATGGGTCAACCACGGGCTCTTCGTCGTTCATGGTTTTGGCTCGCCGCTCGACGCGCAGAATGCGCAAGTCCTCGCCAAGCTCAACGACGCGTCTGCCGCGAATGCGGCGTGGCGCACGGCCGTGCTGGCGTTGTTTCGCGATCCGGGCGCGGGCGGCGCACTGATCGCAGATCAGATCCCGCAGGTCTTCGGCGACGCAGTCGACGAGTTCTTCGGCAATCCGCCGATGCCACCGAACTCGCTGCTTGCCGTGACCAAGACTCAATACGCGCACCTCAAGCGCTGGGCTGCTGGAACATTCGATGCCGACGGGCCGTCGCACCAACCGGCGCAGCCGCACGACTTCTCTGCCCTGCCTCCCGAGGTCCAGGTTGTGCATCTCGAGCGCGCATCCTTGCACGATTGTCTCGGCGGCCCATTCCATCCCGCGATGGAGATGACATGGGTGATGCGGATTCCCCTGATGTGGACGTCGCTGTATCGCCTGAAAATCCTGCCCGGCGAGCAACCGGCGCGGCAGGACTTCGGGGGTACTCTCACGCCGGCGGTCTGCACCGGCGCGAACGGCCCACACGACGGTGTTGCCGCAGGCTGCCTCACCCGTTTCCTCGGCGTGCCCTGGCAGACCGATCATACCTCGTGCAATTCGGCGGCCGACTACTTCCCGTCGACGTTCCTGTCGATGCCGACGTTCTGGGGACCGCGTGCCCCGGATCAGGTTCTGGCAGACGGAAACTATCTGCGTGCGGCCGCCATCGCGCCTCTCGGCCAGGCGACGCAACAGCAGACGTTCAAGCACCTGATGAACCGGGTCGACTGGTTGCGCGACATCCGCGGCAGCGATTACTATGACCGCCTGTCGAACATGATTGCGGAATGGTCCGAGCTCGGCATGGTGTTGCCGGTGAAGAACGCGCCTGCATCTCTGCCGGTGCAGGATCTGCGCGTCGAGCAGGGACGCAGCGACAGCAACGGGCCGATCGATGTCGCGGCCGATCCGAAGTACCACGCGGTCGAGGACATGGAGAGCCTTTTCCTGCCGCAGACGACAGCGGGCCTGGCGCTGCGGCGTGGCGCCCGCAAGACGGCTCCCCCGCCGAAACGGACCTATCGCCCGGGCGAGATCTGA
- a CDS encoding isocitrate/isopropylmalate dehydrogenase family protein, with protein sequence MQIVVLPGDGIGPEITTATSGVLRAASERFQLDLRLEEHAVGHASLKQFGTTVRPELLDIVRAADGLILGPTATFDFKDEAHGEINPSRYFRKSLDLYANVRPARTYAGRPGRLGEFDLVVVRENTEGFYADRNMEQGNGEMLVTPDVVISLRRITRLCCERIAHAACRLAMKRRKHLTIVHKANVLKLGDGMFLDICRAAAKGYPGLEVDAILVDAMMAHVVRNPDRFDVIVATNMFGDILSDLTAELSGSLGLGGSLNVGDRYAMAQAAHGSAPDIAGQDVANPISLILSTALLLAWHGEKSGAVRYEEAARAIEAAVAKALREGRATRDVGGKLGTIAAGAAIAEVLQAE encoded by the coding sequence ATGCAAATCGTCGTTCTGCCCGGTGACGGCATCGGACCGGAGATCACGACCGCGACATCGGGTGTGCTGCGCGCGGCCTCCGAGCGCTTCCAGCTTGACCTGCGGCTCGAGGAGCACGCGGTCGGGCATGCGAGCCTGAAACAGTTCGGCACGACGGTGCGCCCCGAGCTGCTCGACATCGTTCGCGCCGCCGACGGCCTGATCCTGGGGCCGACCGCGACCTTCGACTTCAAGGACGAGGCGCATGGCGAGATCAACCCGTCCAGGTACTTTCGCAAGAGCCTCGACCTCTACGCCAATGTCCGGCCGGCGCGCACCTATGCGGGGCGGCCCGGCCGGCTCGGCGAGTTCGACCTCGTCGTCGTGCGCGAGAACACCGAAGGGTTCTACGCCGACCGCAACATGGAGCAGGGCAATGGCGAGATGCTGGTCACGCCTGACGTCGTGATCTCACTGCGCCGGATCACGCGCCTCTGCTGCGAGCGTATCGCGCACGCCGCCTGCCGTCTGGCGATGAAGCGGCGGAAGCATCTGACCATCGTGCACAAGGCCAATGTGCTGAAACTCGGCGACGGCATGTTCCTCGACATCTGCCGCGCGGCGGCGAAGGGCTATCCCGGCCTCGAGGTCGACGCCATCCTGGTCGACGCCATGATGGCGCATGTCGTGCGCAACCCCGATCGCTTCGACGTCATCGTCGCCACCAACATGTTCGGCGACATCCTGTCCGATCTCACGGCCGAGCTCTCCGGCAGCCTCGGCCTCGGGGGCTCGCTCAATGTCGGTGACCGCTACGCGATGGCGCAGGCCGCGCACGGCTCGGCGCCTGATATCGCCGGACAGGACGTCGCCAATCCGATCTCGCTGATCCTGTCGACCGCGTTGCTGCTGGCCTGGCATGGCGAGAAGAGTGGCGCCGTCCGCTACGAGGAAGCGGCGCGTGCGATCGAAGCCGCGGTGGCGAAGGCGCTTCGCGAGGGCAGGGCGACGCGCGACGTCGGCGGCAAGCTCGGCACGATCGCGGCAGGTGCTGCGATTGCGGAGGTCTTGCAGGCGGAGTGA
- a CDS encoding MFS transporter, translating into MTITLPAAAREPDHPIADGLPATQRRWAIAAIFTALAMASLDTAIANIALPAIAADLRVTPEQSVWVVNVYQIALVATLLPLGALGEIVGHQRIYLGGLILFTIASLFCAVAWSLDSLLVARTLQGLGASGIMSVNTALVRFVYPGRMLGRGFGHNALVVATAFTFGPSIASAILAFGPWPWLFAVNIPFGLVAIGIGYAMLPKTPRADHGFDFLGAVLASACLGLFITGIGSAAHNLSPVVVGIELIAALALGFILTRRHADHPAPMLPIDLFSRPMFALSAATAVCSFAVQGLAFVSLPFYFEDVLGRSQVETGFFMTPWPLVVGIMAPIAGRLSDRHAVGLLGGIGLVLLGLGMALLAMLPSNPAIPDIIWRMVICGMGFGFFQAPNMKAVMSSAPPHRSGSASGIVATARLTGQTTGAALAALCFALAGHDGATVALALGAGFAALGSVMSFLRLAVK; encoded by the coding sequence ATGACAATCACGTTACCTGCCGCCGCGCGCGAGCCCGATCATCCCATTGCCGACGGCCTTCCGGCAACGCAGCGGCGCTGGGCGATCGCCGCCATCTTCACCGCGTTGGCGATGGCCTCCCTCGACACCGCGATCGCCAATATCGCGCTGCCAGCCATTGCCGCCGACCTGCGTGTCACGCCGGAGCAATCGGTCTGGGTGGTCAATGTCTACCAGATCGCGCTGGTGGCCACTTTGCTGCCGCTCGGTGCGCTCGGCGAGATCGTCGGGCACCAGCGCATCTATCTCGGCGGCCTGATCCTGTTCACTATCGCCTCGCTGTTCTGCGCGGTGGCGTGGTCGCTGGACAGCCTGCTGGTCGCGCGCACGCTGCAGGGCTTGGGCGCCAGCGGCATCATGAGCGTCAACACGGCGCTGGTGCGGTTCGTCTATCCCGGGCGGATGCTCGGCCGCGGTTTTGGCCACAACGCACTCGTGGTCGCAACCGCCTTCACCTTCGGTCCATCGATCGCCTCTGCCATCCTCGCATTCGGCCCGTGGCCGTGGCTGTTCGCGGTCAACATCCCGTTTGGTCTCGTCGCGATCGGCATCGGCTATGCGATGCTGCCGAAGACGCCGCGGGCCGATCACGGCTTTGATTTTCTCGGCGCGGTCCTGGCGTCCGCCTGCCTCGGCCTGTTCATCACGGGCATCGGCAGCGCCGCGCACAATCTGTCGCCTGTCGTCGTGGGTATCGAGCTGATCGCGGCCCTCGCACTCGGCTTCATCCTGACGCGCCGACATGCCGACCATCCCGCGCCGATGCTGCCGATCGACCTGTTCAGCCGGCCGATGTTCGCGCTGTCGGCGGCGACCGCGGTGTGCTCGTTCGCCGTGCAGGGCCTCGCCTTCGTCTCGCTGCCGTTCTATTTCGAGGACGTGCTCGGCCGTTCGCAGGTCGAGACCGGCTTCTTCATGACGCCCTGGCCGCTGGTGGTCGGCATCATGGCGCCGATCGCGGGGCGCCTCTCCGACCGGCACGCGGTCGGCCTGCTCGGCGGCATCGGGCTCGTGCTGCTCGGCCTCGGCATGGCATTGCTCGCGATGCTCCCGTCCAATCCTGCCATCCCCGACATCATCTGGCGGATGGTGATCTGCGGCATGGGGTTCGGCTTCTTCCAGGCGCCGAACATGAAGGCGGTGATGTCGAGCGCACCGCCGCACCGCAGCGGGAGCGCCTCCGGCATCGTCGCCACCGCGCGGCTGACGGGGCAAACGACGGGAGCCGCACTCGCGGCGCTCTGCTTTGCGCTTGCCGGCCACGATGGCGCGACGGTCGCGCTGGCGCTCGGCGCCGGCTTTGCCGCGCTCGGCAGCGTCATGAGCTTCCTGCGGCTGGCAGTGAAGTAA